Proteins encoded within one genomic window of Granulicella pectinivorans:
- a CDS encoding M1 family aminopeptidase gives MLRKTIAGIALSFVAVAALAAPVRQQVNVTAYNISADLMPKTSELTAIAIVTFTALDDLSQVSFELNNGLTLTRVTDAKNVVLPSERLAANSSVRFNLATPLAKSSQNTWTFEYTGKLVGADTSPVEGIKTAAVAEPISVLLYPGRWFPMVGLYTDRFTAEMHIRVPADETVIGSGSGFAAKKTLPANRAEYAFNWGKPGFPGTIIAGKFLEPITAPGVSNIKVYVTEKHKAGAVDFAQQADKEFDFMSSLFGPPESGRINVVEMPEDLGLSASWAPEMVCIAGQRMDRNSARLLSNTIAHQWWGSQVSPATLNDAWITNGMSRYAELMFLEDSAGKNAFQSAIGDVSAGALAYDTEPLTTLGRVDPYSPQFQSMTLEKGAMVFHMLRWEMGDDNFNKFLKTLLTQYADKGIRSSNVQTVAIATAGDESRDNLAPFFAQWLDGTGAPAFGNKFTVFRLGNNKGFRTIGAITQDLDLFRMPVELRIETDGKTEIKKIDVSGTDSQYSIETFGRPRRITIDPSNWLLKSTPDLAVRVAVLRGQQLVAQGDNTAALVEYQKALDANKSSSLASYRIGEIFFNQRNYQSAANSFRDSLRGDGDPKWTEVWSHVQLGRIFDVTGQRDRAVNEYRLAVQTNDNTQGAVNEARASMQKPYKREADN, from the coding sequence TTGCTTCGTAAGACTATTGCCGGGATCGCCCTCTCGTTCGTCGCAGTGGCTGCGCTGGCCGCGCCGGTGAGGCAGCAGGTCAATGTGACCGCGTACAACATCTCGGCGGACCTGATGCCGAAGACCAGCGAATTGACGGCGATTGCGATCGTCACGTTCACAGCCTTGGACGATCTGTCGCAGGTTTCGTTTGAACTGAACAACGGACTCACCCTGACCAGGGTGACCGATGCGAAGAACGTCGTTCTGCCCTCCGAAAGGCTCGCGGCGAACTCGTCCGTCCGCTTCAACCTGGCCACGCCGCTGGCGAAGAGCAGCCAGAATACGTGGACGTTCGAGTACACGGGTAAGCTGGTGGGCGCCGATACGAGCCCCGTGGAAGGCATCAAGACAGCGGCGGTAGCCGAACCCATCTCGGTCCTGCTCTATCCCGGGCGGTGGTTCCCGATGGTGGGGCTTTACACCGATCGCTTTACCGCGGAGATGCATATCCGCGTGCCCGCGGATGAGACCGTCATCGGCTCGGGCAGCGGGTTTGCGGCGAAGAAGACGCTGCCGGCCAATCGGGCGGAGTACGCCTTCAACTGGGGCAAGCCGGGATTTCCAGGAACGATCATCGCCGGCAAGTTCCTCGAACCCATCACCGCGCCCGGTGTCAGCAACATCAAGGTCTACGTGACCGAGAAGCACAAGGCTGGTGCCGTCGACTTTGCGCAGCAGGCGGACAAAGAGTTCGACTTCATGAGCAGCCTGTTTGGGCCGCCAGAGTCGGGACGGATCAACGTAGTCGAGATGCCGGAGGACCTGGGGCTTTCGGCCTCGTGGGCGCCGGAGATGGTTTGCATCGCCGGGCAGAGGATGGATCGCAACAGCGCCCGGCTCCTGTCGAACACCATTGCGCACCAGTGGTGGGGCTCGCAGGTCTCGCCCGCGACGCTGAATGACGCGTGGATCACGAACGGGATGAGCCGCTATGCAGAGTTGATGTTCCTCGAAGACTCGGCAGGCAAGAATGCGTTTCAGTCAGCGATTGGGGATGTGTCGGCGGGTGCGCTGGCCTACGACACCGAGCCTCTCACGACGCTCGGCAGGGTAGATCCCTATTCTCCGCAGTTTCAGTCGATGACGCTCGAGAAGGGCGCGATGGTCTTCCACATGTTGCGGTGGGAGATGGGCGACGACAACTTCAACAAGTTTCTGAAGACCCTGCTAACTCAATATGCGGATAAGGGGATTCGCAGTTCCAATGTGCAGACCGTCGCCATCGCCACGGCGGGGGACGAGTCGCGCGACAACCTGGCGCCGTTCTTTGCGCAATGGCTGGATGGGACGGGCGCGCCGGCGTTCGGCAACAAGTTCACGGTGTTTCGTTTGGGCAACAACAAGGGCTTCAGGACGATCGGCGCGATCACGCAAGACCTCGATCTGTTCCGGATGCCGGTGGAGTTGAGGATCGAGACGGACGGCAAGACGGAGATCAAGAAGATCGATGTCAGCGGGACGGACTCGCAGTACTCGATCGAGACCTTCGGACGGCCGCGGCGGATTACGATCGATCCTTCGAACTGGCTGCTGAAGAGCACACCCGACCTCGCGGTGCGCGTGGCTGTACTGCGTGGGCAGCAGCTTGTGGCGCAGGGCGATAACACGGCTGCCCTGGTGGAGTACCAGAAGGCGCTGGACGCGAACAAGAGCAGTTCGCTCGCCAGCTACCGGATTGGTGAGATTTTCTTCAATCAGAGAAACTACCAGTCGGCTGCGAACAGCTTCCGCGATTCGCTGCGCGGCGATGGCGATCCGAAGTGGACCGAAGTCTGGTCGCATGTGCAGTTGGGTCGCATCTTCGATGTGACGGGGCAGAGAGATCGTGCGGTGAACGAGTATCGCTTGGCCGTGCAGACCAATGACAACACGCAAGGGGCGGTGAATGAGGCGCGCGCAAGCATGCAGAAGCCTTATAAACGCGAGGCGGACAACTAG
- the lpxB gene encoding lipid-A-disaccharide synthase — protein sequence MTSNARVFLSAGEASGDHYGAELISELKRRLAGATFFGLGGTEMEAAGLHRVIKAEDVAVMGITEILRHIPRIYMSYRKLVDSIKRERPDVAVLIDFPDVNFRLAKHCKRMGIPVVWFVSPQLWAWKRQRLRWVQQRVARMMVIFPFEAPFYEARGVNAEFVGHPLAALPLPVSSREEFAEKYGLDVGKTWIALLPGSREKEVVANLSEMLEAADQLSLFMDCEFLIPAATTISVDWLKNQMKSWIEPIDRNSEPRRLNLHVVFDAREAMSHARASVVASGTATVQALLIGNPFVVVYRVSKTTFALAKRLVKYPVEIPAPVDEVGNLPIAMVNLIAGKRIVPELINEQFTAASVASALKPLIENGVERERMVRDLTEAKGRLVVSGDESPVERVAGAVLGVLGLA from the coding sequence ATGACGTCCAATGCGCGGGTGTTTTTGTCGGCCGGTGAGGCCTCGGGGGATCACTACGGGGCGGAGCTCATCTCGGAGTTGAAGCGGAGGCTGGCGGGGGCTACGTTCTTCGGGCTTGGTGGAACGGAGATGGAGGCGGCTGGACTTCATCGGGTGATTAAGGCTGAAGATGTGGCCGTCATGGGGATCACCGAGATTCTGCGGCATATTCCCCGAATCTACATGAGCTACCGGAAGCTGGTGGACTCGATCAAGCGTGAGCGACCGGATGTGGCGGTGCTGATCGATTTTCCGGATGTGAACTTTCGCCTAGCCAAGCACTGCAAGCGGATGGGGATTCCGGTGGTGTGGTTCGTCAGCCCGCAGCTTTGGGCGTGGAAGCGGCAACGACTGCGGTGGGTGCAGCAACGCGTCGCGCGGATGATGGTGATCTTTCCGTTCGAGGCCCCGTTTTATGAGGCGCGTGGGGTGAATGCGGAGTTTGTGGGGCATCCGCTGGCCGCGCTTCCCTTGCCTGTTAGCTCGCGCGAGGAGTTCGCAGAGAAGTATGGGTTGGACGTGGGGAAAACCTGGATCGCTTTGCTGCCGGGGAGTCGAGAGAAAGAGGTCGTTGCCAATCTTTCTGAGATGCTGGAAGCGGCCGATCAGTTGAGTCTCTTCATGGACTGCGAGTTTCTGATCCCAGCAGCTACGACCATATCCGTTGATTGGCTCAAGAACCAGATGAAGTCTTGGATTGAGCCGATCGACCGCAACAGCGAACCCCGAAGGCTAAACCTGCACGTGGTCTTCGATGCGCGCGAGGCTATGTCGCATGCGCGGGCTTCGGTGGTGGCCAGCGGGACGGCTACGGTGCAGGCTTTGTTGATTGGGAATCCGTTTGTGGTGGTTTACCGGGTTTCGAAGACGACCTTTGCGCTCGCGAAGAGGCTGGTGAAGTATCCGGTGGAGATTCCGGCTCCGGTAGATGAGGTTGGAAATCTGCCGATCGCAATGGTGAATTTGATTGCGGGAAAGAGGATCGTGCCGGAGCTGATCAATGAGCAATTTACGGCGGCTTCGGTGGCTTCGGCTCTGAAACCACTGATTGAGAATGGGGTGGAGCGGGAGCGGATGGTGCGGGATCTCACGGAGGCTAAGGGGCGGCTGGTTGTGAGTGGGGATGAGAGTCCGGTGGAGCGGGTTGCTGGGGCGGTGCTTGGGGTTTTGGGATTGGCCTGA
- a CDS encoding YdeI/OmpD-associated family protein yields the protein MPDDKPQHFRATLEKGDRALGWTIVRIPFDPASVWKQMIRLRVQGTLEDHAFRTSLFPDQRGGFYILVNKTAQTATGCHAGSTAAFTLAPDLAPREASLPDELAVLLDDEPGLMKWYESLTEYTRREIGKWIDAVKSDAARIRRAEQMAERLLATMEAEIELPPLIQQAFRARPKAQKGWLKMTEAQRRNGLMAVFYCQTPEARQKRLAKLCDEAEKKAT from the coding sequence GTGCCTGACGATAAACCCCAACACTTCCGCGCCACCCTCGAAAAGGGCGACCGAGCTCTCGGTTGGACCATCGTTCGAATCCCCTTCGACCCCGCCAGTGTGTGGAAGCAGATGATTCGTCTCCGTGTGCAGGGCACCCTCGAAGATCATGCCTTCCGCACATCGCTCTTCCCCGACCAGCGCGGAGGCTTCTACATCCTCGTCAACAAAACCGCGCAGACCGCGACCGGCTGCCACGCAGGCAGTACCGCCGCTTTCACTCTAGCCCCCGATCTCGCACCCCGCGAGGCCTCGCTCCCCGATGAGTTGGCTGTGCTGCTCGACGACGAGCCAGGCTTAATGAAGTGGTACGAATCTCTCACCGAATACACCCGCCGCGAGATCGGCAAATGGATCGACGCCGTGAAGTCCGATGCGGCACGCATCCGCCGCGCTGAGCAGATGGCCGAGCGGCTGCTCGCCACCATGGAAGCCGAGATCGAGCTTCCGCCGCTGATCCAGCAGGCCTTTCGGGCACGACCCAAGGCTCAGAAAGGCTGGCTCAAAATGACAGAGGCACAACGCAGAAACGGCCTCATGGCAGTCTTTTATTGCCAGACACCTGAGGCTCGGCAGAAGCGCCTGGCCAAGCTCTGCGACGAAGCCGAAAAGAAGGCTACCTGA
- a CDS encoding ABC transporter ATP-binding protein, producing the protein MGKAYDGRLMKRLLTYLTPYKLQVGLSAVFILIKAASDVMGPYFVETAVDTYMTGKSAEKLSWLARHLSRTPMTGITQLGVLYLGTLLLTYGLEFAQTYLMQWTGQKIMFDLRSQIFRHLQRMSPAFFDHNPVGKLVTRVTSDVDALNEMFTSGVLAIFEDIFILVFIVAIMLKMSWPLALFTLSVIPAILYATSIFRKYVRDSYRRQRAATAKINTFTQEYVSGMAVVQMFNREKRAYKDFSEVNYENKRAWSDAIFAYALYYPVVEFLSSVAIALVIWQGGAAVLRNLPFVSAGLTRAPGFFGTVTLGVLIAFIQYAQRFFRPIQDLSDKYNILQAAMAASERVFKLLDTVPGIASPAKPIAAAKSGRDFGRIEFRDVWFTYQTLDARQQARVATASDAELRSFADIEWILCGVSFVIAPDETAAIVGHTGAGKTTITALMMRFYDIQRGSILVDGVDVREQDLKALRQRFGVVLQDPFLFTGTIAENIRLGSSWITEERLERAADEVNVGDFIRSLPLGFQEPVIERGATLSTGQKQLISFARALAHDPGILILDEATSSVDTETEQRVRLALSRMIAGRTSVLIAHRLSTIQKADSILVMHKGTLRERGTHQELLAHRGLYYKLYELQYRDQEIGAPIAETASA; encoded by the coding sequence ATGGGCAAAGCCTACGACGGGCGGCTGATGAAGCGTCTTCTGACGTATTTGACACCGTACAAGCTCCAGGTGGGGCTGTCTGCGGTGTTCATTCTGATTAAAGCCGCGTCCGACGTGATGGGACCGTACTTTGTGGAGACGGCCGTCGATACGTACATGACGGGCAAGTCCGCGGAGAAGCTCTCGTGGCTGGCTCGTCATCTGAGCAGGACTCCGATGACCGGCATCACGCAACTTGGAGTGCTGTACCTGGGCACGCTTTTGCTGACCTATGGGCTCGAGTTTGCGCAGACGTATCTGATGCAGTGGACCGGGCAGAAGATCATGTTCGACCTGCGCAGCCAGATCTTCCGGCACCTGCAGCGGATGTCGCCTGCATTCTTCGACCACAATCCGGTCGGCAAGCTGGTGACGCGTGTTACCTCCGACGTCGATGCGCTGAACGAGATGTTTACCTCGGGCGTGCTGGCGATCTTCGAGGACATCTTTATTCTTGTGTTCATCGTCGCGATCATGCTGAAGATGAGCTGGCCCCTGGCGTTGTTTACGCTCTCGGTGATTCCGGCGATTCTCTACGCGACGAGTATCTTCCGCAAGTATGTGCGCGATAGCTATAGGCGGCAGCGCGCGGCCACGGCGAAGATCAACACGTTCACCCAGGAGTACGTGTCGGGCATGGCCGTGGTGCAGATGTTCAACCGCGAAAAGAGGGCCTACAAAGACTTCTCCGAGGTGAACTACGAGAACAAAAGGGCGTGGTCGGATGCGATCTTTGCCTATGCGCTCTACTACCCGGTGGTCGAGTTTCTCAGCTCGGTCGCGATTGCGCTGGTGATCTGGCAGGGCGGAGCGGCTGTGCTGCGGAACCTGCCGTTTGTGTCCGCTGGTTTGACGCGGGCTCCCGGATTCTTTGGAACCGTGACTCTCGGCGTGCTGATCGCGTTTATTCAGTATGCGCAACGCTTCTTCCGCCCGATTCAGGATCTGAGCGACAAGTACAACATCCTGCAGGCGGCGATGGCCGCGAGCGAGCGCGTCTTCAAGCTGCTCGACACGGTGCCTGGAATTGCCTCGCCGGCAAAGCCGATTGCAGCGGCGAAGAGCGGTCGCGACTTTGGGCGGATTGAGTTCCGCGACGTCTGGTTTACGTATCAGACACTCGACGCGAGGCAACAGGCGCGTGTCGCAACCGCGAGCGACGCGGAACTGCGTAGTTTCGCCGATATCGAGTGGATTCTATGCGGGGTCAGTTTTGTGATTGCCCCGGACGAGACAGCCGCGATAGTGGGCCACACGGGCGCGGGCAAGACGACCATCACGGCATTGATGATGCGCTTCTACGATATCCAGCGTGGGTCGATTCTCGTGGACGGCGTGGATGTGCGGGAGCAGGACCTGAAGGCTCTGCGGCAGCGATTTGGCGTGGTTTTGCAGGACCCGTTCCTGTTCACAGGGACCATCGCGGAGAACATCCGGCTGGGATCTTCTTGGATTACCGAGGAGAGGTTGGAACGCGCCGCCGACGAGGTGAACGTCGGCGACTTTATCCGGTCACTACCGCTCGGGTTCCAGGAGCCGGTGATCGAGCGCGGGGCCACGCTTTCCACCGGGCAGAAGCAGTTGATCAGTTTCGCAAGGGCGCTGGCGCACGATCCTGGGATTCTGATTCTCGATGAGGCCACAAGCTCGGTGGATACGGAGACAGAGCAGCGGGTGCGGCTTGCGCTTTCGCGCATGATCGCTGGGCGGACTTCGGTGCTGATTGCGCACCGTCTGTCGACGATTCAAAAGGCGGACTCGATTCTCGTGATGCACAAGGGAACGCTGCGCGAACGCGGAACTCATCAGGAGCTGCTGGCGCATCGCGGGCTGTACTACAAGCTGTATGAGTTGCAGTATCGCGATCAGGAGATTGGCGCCCCGATCGCTGAAACGGCTTCGGCGTAA
- the hemW gene encoding radical SAM family heme chaperone HemW: MPFEAKPAGLYLSIPFCKHKCSFCNFASDVFSNALLDRYIDRLCIEIRDARAKAHSRGAILPNHLDTIYFGGGTPSLLAPAHLNRIFATIRDGFELNPAAEITLEAAPDQLLPETLEVAQREGVNRISFGVQSFIDRESAAVGRTHTAASCHAEIVRLRASGIENISLDLIAGLPYQTQQSWAASLDQAIATATDHISIYLLEVDEDSRLGRESLAGGPRYHAPALPPEDDTADWYQAACTQLADVGIHQYEISNFARPGRQSRHNRKYWQRDPYLGVGLDAHSMLHCHDGTAIRWANPDAMSAYLPTGDLPILPTALKIDRIAQDQAFEESLFLGLRLNEGVDLNHLSTQFGEARLNQALSAVEDIAFAGLIARSGSRLSLTPSGRLASNEVFSRLLVA, from the coding sequence GTGCCGTTCGAAGCAAAACCCGCAGGCCTCTACCTCTCCATCCCGTTCTGCAAACACAAGTGCAGCTTCTGCAACTTCGCCTCGGACGTCTTCTCGAACGCGCTCCTCGACCGCTATATCGACCGTCTTTGCATCGAGATCCGCGACGCCCGTGCCAAGGCTCACTCCCGCGGTGCCATCCTTCCCAATCACCTCGACACCATCTACTTTGGTGGGGGAACCCCAAGCCTCCTCGCTCCCGCGCATCTGAACCGCATCTTCGCCACCATCCGCGATGGGTTCGAACTCAACCCAGCCGCTGAAATCACCCTCGAAGCCGCGCCGGACCAGCTCTTGCCCGAGACCCTGGAAGTCGCCCAGCGCGAAGGCGTCAACCGCATCAGCTTCGGCGTCCAGTCCTTCATCGATCGCGAATCCGCCGCCGTAGGCCGCACCCACACCGCCGCCTCCTGCCACGCTGAGATCGTCCGTCTGCGTGCCTCCGGGATCGAGAACATCTCGCTCGACCTTATTGCCGGGCTTCCTTACCAGACCCAGCAGTCCTGGGCCGCATCGCTCGACCAGGCAATCGCCACTGCGACCGATCACATCAGCATCTACCTCCTCGAGGTTGACGAAGACTCCCGTCTCGGCCGCGAGTCCCTCGCCGGAGGCCCCCGCTACCACGCCCCCGCCCTACCGCCCGAAGACGATACCGCAGACTGGTACCAGGCCGCCTGCACCCAGCTCGCCGACGTCGGAATCCACCAGTACGAGATCTCCAACTTCGCCCGGCCCGGCCGCCAGTCTCGTCACAATCGCAAGTATTGGCAGCGCGACCCGTACCTCGGGGTAGGCCTCGACGCCCACTCCATGCTGCACTGCCATGACGGCACCGCCATCCGCTGGGCCAACCCGGACGCGATGAGCGCCTACCTGCCCACCGGCGATCTCCCGATCCTGCCGACCGCCCTCAAGATAGACCGCATCGCCCAGGACCAGGCCTTCGAGGAGTCCCTCTTCCTCGGCCTGCGCCTGAATGAAGGGGTCGACCTCAACCATCTCAGCACGCAATTCGGCGAAGCGCGCCTCAACCAGGCCCTCTCCGCAGTCGAAGACATCGCCTTCGCCGGTCTCATCGCCCGCTCAGGAAGCCGCCTGAGCCTCACACCATCCGGACGCCTTGCCTCCAATGAAGTCTTCAGCCGCCTGCTCGTGGCCTAA